In Malus sylvestris chromosome 2, drMalSylv7.2, whole genome shotgun sequence, the genomic stretch GTTGTATCGAAAATTCTTCCATCATCCGGTGTATAGGGAGTTTTGGCCGCTTAGGATCGAACGGCCAAAAACTTCATGTTCCATAAAGTATAAACTAACATGAAAGTTTCTTGTCACGCTTGATTGTATAACACACTAACTACTCTCTGCATGCACAAACCATGAAGTAAAAGGACTCCCCACCACGGTACAGATAGTATGCAAAAATTTACTGTACGGtaataaaatgaaatataaTAATTTGTTACACTTCTTAGAATCTGACACCGTCTACACGAAAGGTTACAAGTAATTCAACAGACAGCAGTTGCTCGTAGAGTGTAGGGTTTTCGCCTTCTTAGCCGTTAGACTGTTCTGTGTGTGCTTATTTCTGTACTGGCTTGGTGAACAGAAAACCAGCAGCAACGACCCGCAATTTGCATATTCTTCCCACTAATAGAATGAAGGATAGTATCCGAGGCCAATAAGTGCTTCTTCCTCCCGAGAAGCAGAATAAGCGGAGTGACATCTTAAATAAGGCACCCTTCTGGCAGTCTAAAGCTTAAGCAAAACATTGCCTGTGATATGAATCAAAGATGAGAAGACGGTAAGTATCATGAAAGCATATCTGTGCATCTGTGGAGCTATAAATGGTTCCAAATACTAATACCTTGTTTGGGGCGACATCCCTGACCCTATGAAATATTGGATCCTTTATAGTGCCATTCAAAGCAGATTCTGCCACCTACATAGTTGGAAAAGTGTAAGAAGAACTGGAACATGCATACAGTGGACGACGGCACTGGCTCATTAGGAAAAGAGTGAATGTGATCAAATCAAAAGCCAATTGCCTATGCGACCAGTGGACGCCAGACAGTCCCCAAGTTAAAGGACTGGTATGATTATCAGAACTTTTTAGTTAGAATGAAGTATTTAATAACGATACACATAAAACTTACTGATTTAATATATTCTTGTGTTTCAGTTGCCCTTATGAAGCAATAGCAATGAATCCAAGGAAGAGATCCCATCCAATATTTTCTCTGGATCAGACCCCTAAATGCATCTGAATGAAAATATATGCAGATATAGTTCACACAGAGATTACCGAGGAAGTGGTAtttataacaaaacaaaataacatgTTTACTATGGCAGGAATGAATGACCAAAACTATCCACAAAAGACATCTGTACCAAGAAATTGAAGAGCAGAAGCAGGTAGATTCATTATCACGTGATCAACATGCTCCCAAGTCTTAACAGCAGAGATCTCCGGACCTCTCATTCTCTTAGTCTTGGTTCCTTTTCTCCTACCAGTTACAGAGATGTTAGTGCCATCAACACTTTCATTCTCTGAAAAGGGAAATGCAAGGAAATAAATTAGTCATCAACACTTTCCTAAGCATTGGTCGCTACATCAGGTTCAGTGATGACTAAGCACCTAGTTGTATTACCCATGATTACCTGATTGACAGCTATCTGAAGGTCTTTTAACAGGAGGTACTGATGAATCAGCATTCCTGCTGGAACCCTGTAAAGTGTCCACATTACTAATAACCGCATCTGGTACTTCTTTCGCCTCAGCTGCAAGAAACCGAAGGTTAAGAAGGTTGCAAGAAAAAATTCACATGAACTAAAAGATCACAATACTAGAAGTGTATATTACCAGCTAGCCTTCCATTTTCAGATTTTGATTCTTGATTGCCCTCAACAGCACATTTGTCACCATTCTTCTTCAGTATGGAGACGTCAGAATCTGATTTTTCATCACAGTCAGGCACTGCCATCAATTGAGAAATAAATTGTCTCGCATCAATATTGTATGCACGAATACGATCGTCAACCTTGTTAGTTTCAGCATTGATCTTCAGATAACGAATGCTATCCGGATTCAAGTCATTTGCATAAACTATGCATCCTTTCTGTGCTGCAGGGATAGCAAAAGGACCAATACCGGCAAACATGTCACATATGATTTCCCCAGCTCGAAACTGAGAAACTAGCCTTATATGTTCATGCTCCAATCTTGAATTCCAGTAGACCAGGCTGTAATCAAGCTTGAAAGTCGCTCCATATTGTTTCACTTCTGTAACCATATCATTTTCCCCTGCTAAAACTTCAAACTTTGGCACACGGAACTCATTTTCAATTGTTCCAACTTTATTAACAATTGTCTTGATTCTTGGATAATTTTTCTGATATACAAAAAAGTTAAACAAGATGTAAATGTACGTAGACATGGTACATTTTTGTGATGATTGTGAATTGCATATATAAAGAGATAGCAGGAAGTGACATTAATcttacaaaaaaacaaaaagttccATAACAATAACTTGCCAAGACAGCAAGGCCATGTGAGAAAAAAGTGAAAGCGTAGAACCCCAGCTGGGACAACCAAAACATTTTGAGCATGTATACAAGGAAACACACTCTGTGCGAATTATAAGTAAAAGTGAAGACATGTTAACGTACATCGTAGATAACTTTTGCAATCACATCCTTGTAGGGAAGTAATTCATCATGAATATTCAGATGGGCAACATGACCTGCAGGATCATGAAGCAGTGTTAGTTCAACATCAGATAGTCAACACTACCTTGTATgctaaactaaaaataaaagataaacaaCGGGTTGTCAAGTTGTAGACTGTAACTTGCAACTGTTAAGCCCTGTCGAAAGAATGAGGatgcaaagaagaaaaaggatcaTAAAGTAAGTACTTAACTATTGTTTCAAAAGATGAAGGAACCTCGAGTCCCGGAGGAAAAATCTGCTTCAATACATGGTCTGAAATCATAATAAGCAGTTCGAGTTTGAACACCATTCAACATATGCAggataaaaaattcaaatgacatttcaaatttatcaataagatACCAAAAAAGCATCAGATCAACCTGCACCCCAATACGAGTACCCAAGCGTCAACGAATACGGAACTACTTCAGTCTTGCATAAACCCTTCAGTTCATTGAGATTTGATT encodes the following:
- the LOC126595214 gene encoding tRNA (guanine(37)-N1)-methyltransferase 2 — encoded protein: MLDESKFDVHLKLWALRIPRELCKVATRILNGYLLDKPRIKPITEDPTCEKNRYMILSERVQDSELSDIPESNLNELKGLCKTEVVPYSLTLGYSYWGADHVLKQIFPPGLEVPSSFETIGHVAHLNIHDELLPYKDVIAKVIYDKNYPRIKTIVNKVGTIENEFRVPKFEVLAGENDMVTEVKQYGATFKLDYSLVYWNSRLEHEHIRLVSQFRAGEIICDMFAGIGPFAIPAAQKGCIVYANDLNPDSIRYLKINAETNKVDDRIRAYNIDARQFISQLMAVPDCDEKSDSDVSILKKNGDKCAVEGNQESKSENGRLAAEAKEVPDAVISNVDTLQGSSRNADSSVPPVKRPSDSCQSENESVDGTNISVTGRRKGTKTKRMRGPEISAVKTWEHVDHVIMNLPASALQFLDAFRGLIQRKYWMGSLPWIHCYCFIRATETQEYIKSVAESALNGTIKDPIFHRVRDVAPNKAMFCLSFRLPEGCLI